A window of Nicotiana sylvestris chromosome 8, ASM39365v2, whole genome shotgun sequence genomic DNA:
ataattttgcttgacccgtcgtcggttccggagaacctcaatttcaagtcgttatcggtgATGTTTGAGTACCTCGAAAGGTTTTTAGCTCATAGGTCGAGTAGATCAATGCCTTGTGATTTAgagctgacatggttgaagctcgtttttgcctgttaagggaagcctgttttaaccgtttctttccgaagtatattctaagtaatggcctgcgatttttgtttagcgacAGTCGGGTGTCCCCGAGTCGTGTCAATTTGGTTGTATCAGCTGTTTttaccatagtcatatgtgtttggccggagccgtTTTTGATCTCGAGTAATAGTtgggcgtctacaccgagggtatgccctttcaggattcttacaaatgcgacgtatagcctaaacttcgagattttcatgcctgttgaggtcttacagtttgtcatgcctattgaggtcttacagtctGTCAttcttgttgaggtcttatagtttttgttgtaatgtagaatagatctagtTACACCGCAAtagcacaaggaatactcaattaaactcaacttcataccaAAGTAACACAGGAATTTCTAACTTAGCATGCTTTATGTAATACAAATAAGGTAGTTaaagcaaataagcaattaagtcaattagacatgcttctcaaGCTAACATCAGGCTTAAATTCCAAGTAGTATAAGCATGCAAGGAAAACACAATTTAAGATATTTTAGTgaaaacatgattttcagcaattagcacaagtacgccctcgtcacctcacgtacaaggcatttcaattatcacaataccaattcTAAGGGGAATgccccccacataaggttaggcaagccacttacctcgaaccagctctaaatcaatccgaaaccacactcttgccacgggtactcgactccaaatggcccaaatctattcaattcaattgcataatgtaaataacacttcaagtaactgattctacaaataaattctaagctaatatgcgaaattaggcaaaatgaaaaaaatacccctcgggcccacgtctcggaatcgggtaaaactTACATTTTCGGAATCCTCAAACTCTCATGAGTTTATatatatcaagaacactgaaatctgagttcaattgacccctcaaatatccactttaaggtctcttaatctcaagccctaattatccattttgcactgattttccctaatttttcagcactaattagacctttaatcacatataaacgagttatgaatacaaaaatattacctccaactgattcccctttggttcctcaaaaatctccctcaaatgcttcaatcccgttcaaaaatggtgaaagaataactccaattcgcgaaggcaactatttatatgttctgcccagctaatccgcttttgcggtcatgggaccgcacctgcggtcccgcttttgcggaacaaAAGTCACTTCTGCGACAAATCACTAAGGCCTCTTGTCCGCATATGTGATTGGCCTTTTGCAGATGCGAATCCACTTCTGTGTTGAAgctgccgcttctgcggctcctgaTGGCCCTCTCCTTTCCCCTTCTGCGATGATTCCACTGCTTCTGCGGCCTCGCACCTGCAGTCCTCTAGCCACAGGTGCGGTAATGACAGCAGCCTTGAAACTTCAGCTGCGGACTCCAAGTTCCGACTTCCCTTTAACCATCCAAAATTATCCCGaggccccgagacctcaaccaaaagcacaaacaagtcatataccactatccaaacttatacaaatctaccaaacacctcaaacaatattgaATCAACCAaatagcatcggattcaagcctaagaacttcaaaaactcttaaatacgctttcgatcaaaaagtctatcaaaccttgcccgaatgacctgaaattttgcacacacatcacattcaacactacggagctagtccaacttctggaattccattttgaccctcagatcaaaatctcactatcaaatcggaaacttcaaaaaaattcaactttcggcatttcaagcctaaattagctacggacctctaaaacacaaccgaacacgctcctaaacccgaaatcatccaacagagctaacggaaccatcagaattccattccgaggccgtcttcacactgtttcgaCTACGGTCGAATTTCTAGaatttaagctctcatttaggggctatgtgtcccaaaactctccgaaactccaaataattcctcccggcagctcacaatagcagaaacaacaTGGGGAaatcagttaataggggattgtggaattaattcttaagatgactggCTGGGTCTTCACAATGCAGCAACTTTATTAAAGCGAGCAGACGAgtacctatcagtttgcctaTCGATTTTATTAAACCCTGAATCTGGCATTATCAGGCAGTGAAAATATCCGAATTTAGGCCCAAAATCATTAGTAACCTTACAAATTTGCCTAAGTGATCAACAaaatcatataggcatgctttctaatttaCAGAATCAGTTAATTACTACAAGGattatgcaaagagaaggcagtgcttagccttatggaaATATGGAGACAGGgcatagcctcatgcaagatttgagacaggtcttagtctcatgcaaagagaaaacAATGCTTAGCcatatgcaaatagggaggcagggcttagcctcattcaagatttgagacagggcttagtctcatgcaaagagaaggcaatgcttagaattatgcaaatatggaggcagggcttagcctcatgcagggtATGAGACATGGCTTAGTATCATGAaagggaaggcagtgcttagccttatgcaaatatggaggcagggctcagcctcatgcaagatttgagatagggcttagtgtcatgcaaagagaaggcaatgcttagccttatgaaaatatagaggcagggcttagcctcatacaagatttgagacagtgcttagtctcttGCAAAGAGGAGGttatgcttagccttatgcaaataggaaggtcgggcttagcctcatgcaagatttgagacaggtcatagtctcatgcaaagagaaggctatgcttagccttatacaatgaacaaatagcaaataggagtaGGATATTTCTTAGTTGGAGATATATTCGCGTATGGTGGCCTGATTGTTATGAGGATAGTGATTTTGATATGTGTATAATTGTTAATACTCCTGTTATGTTCATGttcctacatccaaagaaaaatcgtgagttttgtaggggGAGATTGGTTCGTGCTCTTGTCTGCTTGCTCCGCTTTGCTCTTCTCTGGGGACAGTGTTCGAGTTACCCTAGGTGACACCTGGCTGCCATAGAAATGAAGTTTTGAAAATATTCACTTATTCatgaaatagagttattttagaaaacataatGGTATATAGTATCAAATAAAtcagatgaactaatgactgtaacaCTTTTAGAGATATTGAGGCTTCCTTGCActaaaattttgagggtcctcctaaaaATTTTGCGCAACTTTGATCCTTTAGACGTTCTATGTGCAACAAAATTTGTTGGATCtgcttcagaattttgagaatcatTCTAAAAATTCCGCCCTAGTTACTTAACCGATTTCTGATTGTCTGCCATATGATGGTGTCGATTGGACTtgtctggaattttgagggtctttctcaaaattctgccccagtttctgactctggaaaatgaagattttattaagatatgaccgaacccacaaggctgcctacgtatccctcttaaaggggaatcaggtcaagcgtagttcagttacaacagatgaatgaatgtaaacaatctaaacatagtatctcttggatgcatctgaattgataggttttggccaaacttctccatccattacttcaagtatgagtgctcctcctgttagcacccggtgaaccatgtaaggaccttgccagttgggtgaaaatttccctttgTCTTCATCCTGATGCGGGAAGAATTCGCTTCAACACCGGCTGCCCCGTCACAAATTGTCTTggtctgacccttttgttgaaagttgTGGACATcctattctgataaagctgactgtgacatactgcattcattatTTTTCCAGCTATGAGGGATATTTGCTCATAACAaatccttatccattctgcatcactaagttcgacttcttgtatgatccttaaagaagggatttctacctcggctggaatgacaacttcggtaccataaaccattaaatagggagttgccccagttgatgtacAGATCGTAGTGCAGTACCCCAATAGgacaaagggtaacttctcgtgccattgtttgtgattttctaccatattccttagtatcttcttgatgtttttgttggcagcttccacAACTCAATTCATTTGAGGCTTGTATGctgtagagtttttgtgcttgattatgaaggtttcacacatagctttcatcaagtcattgTTGAGATTGAcagcattatcagtgataatagactcgggaaccccgaatcagcaaacaatacgatccttgacaaaatctacgACGACTTTCTTTGTTACAGCTTTGTAgtatgcagcctctacccattttgtgaaataatagatagccactaaaatgaaccggtGCCTGTTATAAGTGGTAGGATCGATTGGACCAatgacctccattccctaggcaataaaaggccaaggtgcacttgttgcattgagctcgtttggcggtacctttatcatgtctgtatGTACTTGGCATTGGTGACATTTCTGGACGTACCTAATGCAATctatttccatggtcatccaaaaatatccagctcTGAGTATCTTTTTGGTTAGAACAAAATCTTTCATATGTGGCTGGCAAGTTCCGGCTTGTATCTAGTCAAGCAATCTGGAAgcctcctttgcgtcaacacaccttaacaaccccatatcaggagttcttctgtacagagTCCCTATGCTTTGGAAAAAGTGATTGGATAGCACCGTAGAGTGATCTTCTGAGTATGGTTTGCCCATTCTGGATATTATCCTTtcgccaaatattctttgatgtcatggaacaaatgttttccatccgtttcttcttGCCGACTGGTTATGGATTTTCACCGGGATgagatcgatgaaattcttatttggatgtcgtatcattgatgacaaattGTCCAGGGCATCttcaaactcattctggactcttaGAACATGCTTggattctatctttgtgaacctcttcattaattcttgcacatgatacaagtatggtgatatctgccacttggctaacttcctggttggcatgggcttctgaaagatgtacttcagagggtccatcctagatatgaggtatgcAGTATAGGCACATAAATAATACCTCAATTTCtaagttgtccaggtcaaagcacagcaagtgtgtTCTtgcagagaataccgtgcttcatagggtgtgaacttcttactcaagcaGATATggctttctcttttcttcttgtctcatcatgttgtcccaaaacacatccgatgGCCCCATCTAATACGGGCATAtggagtagcaaaggtctcccgGGTTTTGGCGGGACAAGGATTGGCGGTgtagacaggtattccttgattttgtcaaaagcctttttGAAAATCTTCGGTCCAATTGGTTTCAGtatctttcctcaacattttgaagatgtgTTCACATATTAcagtggactgtgctatgaagcagcTTATGTAGTTGAGGCGTCCTAGGAAGCTCGTCATgtcctttttgctctttggtggtgATTATTCTtagatagccttaactttggaggGGTCCAACTAGATTCCTCGGCGGCTAacaatgaatcctaacagctttcctgcaggaacaccgaatgcacattttgcggggttccatttcagattgtacctccttagcctatcaaagaacattctcaagtctgctatgtgatttacgaccctcttggatttaatgatcacatcgtctacatacacctctatttctttgtgtataagatcatggaatatggttggcATGGCTCTCATGTATGTGGACCTAGCATTCCTTAGACCGAATGatatcatcttgtagcagtacactccccatggtgtaatgaaagctattttctccGTGCCTTCTTTGTCCAtctagatctggtgataacccgcaaatcaatctacaaaggattagagTTCATACTTGGCGCAATTGTTGATCAAGATGCGTATATTTGGTAGTGCGAAATCGtacttgggacttgctctgtttaaatcccaatAGTCGACACACACcatgactttcccatctttcttcggagccggtacaatgttggctagccaggttgggtactcaactaccctaaggactttggctttgatctgtttggtgacttcttcctttaTTTTTAGGCTAATAtctggcttgaactttctgagtttctgcttcaccagCGGACACATtagattggtaggcaacttatgagccgctatggatgtgctcaaaccggtcttTTCATCaaatgaccatgcaaaaatatcgtCATATTCTGTCAGGAAACGAGTGTATTCTTCCTTCTATGATGGTGATAAATGAATTCTTATGCGAGTATCTTTGATGGTTTCAGTatctcctaaattgattgctttgaTTTCgcccaggttggacttaggtttgttctcaaaattctcaacttctgtgacaaacttcctcaggtatttcatcctcttcttctgagtcactatccttatattgcaTTGTCTCATTATATGTCACAGTCAtcagttcatcaggaaaagtaaaaaTAACGGTGTAGAAGAATaatatgaaagataataatgaatactaAATAGTAGTGCAttaattaaatttgaaaatatccaaaacaggTCTGGCTCGATGtctcgagcaattatttcaaaacaaaatgtgTCTTtgaaaacaaaattactgaaaatatcttaGATGCCTAGCATGGATATTAAAATAAGTCAGGTGGATTGCCAAGCTACCCGGGAAAttggcgggcccgggatggtctTGCAGCCCAATTCTTAAGAACAACTCCTTTCTCCACAGTCtgatggtgaggccttcttcctcctcctcctcaactatcacattgcaatccatagtctcatcttctaggaacaaatttctCAACCCATCCAAAGCTTCTTCTTCTAtagatccccatattgtatcggcctggtgaaaagtctgactAAGATGTGGCACTGGCTGCTCGAGAGGATAATAAGGACCATGCCATGGTGGCGGCCAATCATTATATTCTTTTCAGGTGTATAGATATCCCAGCCCAAAAGTTGTGCCGTGACGTTTTAACTGTATCGGTTTGGTAATGCCcagtttcttcccaagccctttgtcgggttcatgcCCAgtccatgctagtatgctttctattttcttactccaccacttgtccttctcaattgcattgacatgttcaatgtgatggtaagtttttccacccagccttcttctattctcgataaTCGGGATAGTTTGACTAGTATAAATGGGGTTACTTTCATCTctatgaatgattacctcctaatGATTTCATTAAAACTTCACGGCCCGGTGTAGCGTAAAAGCCACGGCCCAAGTGGCATGTTCCAAGGTCGTcctaatagaagattgtatgtagctaATATGTTTAGTACatggaattcaacatcgaaccaagttggtcccatctgcagacaaaggtTAATCTCCCCAATAGTGGCCCTTTaagacccatcaaatgctttcataTTCATTCTTCCtgcccgtatctcatggaaatctttgcacatccttttcagagtagtcaacggacaaatattgaggcttgaacccccatcgAGTAGGactctggcaatgaatttgtcttcaaactaTACCGTCATATGCAGTGCCCtgttgtgacttaacccttcaggtggtagttcaCCCTCGTAGAAGGTGATCTTGTAACTCTCcagtacctgccctaccatgttggccctTTCTCCACTGGTGATATTGTTAGTCATATAAGCTTTGTTCAACACCTTCATTAGAGCACTCCTATGTGCCTCCGGGTTTTGTAATTgtgataggatggatatctgggcGGGAGTCTTATTTTAATGATCGACCACAGAGTACTCTCTCGGTTGTACTTTCCTCTAAAGATCATCTGGTCCAGTTTCAATGATAGGTTGTTTGGTAGCAGCCTACTTGCTTGATCCTCCTAAATTTttgggtgtatagatccttccagttCTGGTCATTCCCTACACGACACCAAATTCTTCCATCtttgtttttccctttctcctagcTTCGGCAATGCAATCCCAAGGTATAGTATTGGAcatgaaaggaggtgtggttgctaatgtcactgtgaaaggtgtggtacttctacctcaaatggaacaggtGTGGCTGCGAGTGGTGTTACTTTTACCTCCAATAGAACCGATGcggttacctcaacctcaactAGCAGCTGTACCTGGACAACAATAGGCATGAATGTGACTACGGGATTCGTAGGATCATCACCCTCTTTGATAAGTCCAATTtatccctcaggatcccatttcTTATCAGTTTCTATCTCATTGATCCCTTTGGCCCTATGTTCTGGAAGAGGACTCTTGAGGACGTTGGGTGTAGCTTCCTTCGTGTGTATGACCTTACTATTAATCAATGTATGGATCTTATCTTTTAATGTCCGACACTCGTCAatagtgtgccctttcatacttgaatgatatgcacaggttttgttcggGTAGACCTATTGAGATGAATTCTCCATTGCCACAATAGGAATATGGGTGACATAACTAGCAACCTTCAATCTTTCATGcagctggtcgatgggctcagcaatggcagtgtattgtctgggtggcttgcgatcAAAAATAGGTCGgggtttctggtaatttggactagttggaggtgaatgatagtaggctagctgggtgttataagtgtgataggtGGTAGCGGGTTGAGAATATTTGGGAGGCGGgggttggtatgtaggtggaggtgtttggtatatgagtggagattttgggccttgggccaccattaccgcccctacttctttcttctttgatatgccgcttgattgcaatgctttgttcATGGCCTGCAGTGCCTCAAAATCTATCACCATCCTGCTTTTaatgccctcttcaatcctttctccaagtttgatgatatcagagaacttaTGATTCTCAATAACTATTAGCCTTACAAAATATTGTGGGTCCTGTgctcggacaaagaacttgttcatctgttcctcgtctaatgctggtctgaccttggctgcttctgacctccaccGAGAAGCATACTCACAGAAAGTCTCAGTTGGCTTCTTTGTTAGGTTCTGGATTTAGAAGAAATTCGGTGCATTCTCcgtattgaacctgaatcggtccataaaATCTGATGGcatgctcacccaattggccCACTTCTTAGGATTCTGGCCTATGTACTAGGGCAGGGCATCtccggtaagacttctcataaagagcttcatatgaatcttttcatccttttcgacccccacgagcttgtcacaataagttcTCAAATGATCCTTGGGATCACCCGTTCTGttaaacatttcaaacttgggaggtttgtaaccctccggcagtTCCACATATGGTTGTATGCATAAATCCTTGTAGTTTAGACCTTCTATACATTTACCTTCTTCAATACCATGAACtcggcttgtcaacttcttgagctcctcggccatattcttgatgagcaggtccttctcagtggATTTTGGTGTATAGGAGAACGGTTGAGTGGAGTGAGGTagggtttccacgtatatggggttgttttggtgggtgccagggatttgggtgtagtggGGGTTGTTGGtcaagttttgaggatcgggaataggttttggtgtgttctgaggagtgtgataggtagtggtttgtgggtactgggttggttgatgatggtgttgtagAGGAGTGGTACTGGTAaaggattgggattttgaggtggTGTGGCATATTGATGGGGtgcaggaggattttgtggatgttggtttggcATATTCTAAGGAGGTGCTaggttttgagcattttgttggttaacgtctgggatgtttagagtggagaggtttGCAAAGttacggacctgctcaagttctccttgttaCTCCAGTATTTTCTGCTCCAATAGTAGGACCAAATCATTATgggccggagtactccgaccgtctgatGTTTCAATATTCTCAGCATATTCTTTTTGGATACCACTCAAATCATCCATCTTAGATTTTCCTCTGATTTTCGGATTActtagaggaggaggaggtggagggcctctagatcttgTGTGATATGctaatgatgccagtatgtgcgaaccaaccttacgaaatgggaataataaaataaagaaaaacaaaaggtaaacaagtctgTAAGAATTCTAAAATGTTtgtagaatttaaacacatattgggGGAATGTAAATccacgtcctaatttgggagcctcgatgTGGCCGAGCTAGGCCTAGCGACACGTTGATTTGGAGAATTtaagtgccaataattgcctaatttcattaatgtaaaaatagataaatctaaaacgacactaaataaaataagtcactgatggcacttggccttattacatttgaaaaagtaaataaatctaatctacttggtccccaAAGGGCCTTCTCCAAGCTGGATGCTTTTGGCTTTGTCGATCAAATTCCCCAGTTCGTACAAGTTCGGCAATAGGTatgcccttgccaaatgtcctccttcgcttCCTTCGGCATTCTagcaatcggtgactctcttcctcatttttccCTCCAGTTCCATCAGACTGTACTTCTAATATTCCAACCTCTCGCTTGATTTAACAGCCATCTCCCTCCATTCATTAGTTAGTTCCATATCGGTCTTGGGTCGCTCCAAATGCTCGACCTTGGACTCACGGACTCTTTTGCACCATTTGTTATATTTTACCTGTGCTTCAGCAACTTTGTCTATGACtctatttcctggaccaacccttggctcgaatattcctgctatgttatctTTTAACTATGATTGGTAGAAATACATGTTTGGCGTGATATCGATCCGAcacgatggtatccttttccataaTAATTTTTAAATGCCATATATTCTAAACTTCACATTTGTATGGGACGTCATCATCCTAAAAATTTGCCCTATAAGGACACATTTTAGCAACTTGCGATATGACGTGCTTCCTGCCAggctgtctcataaccctgatgAGAGCATTAGGGTATATGCCTCTTAACCCAATCAGTACCAAATGTGGAACatccctagatctgatgatgatatcgtcggtagggaaccattcgaaaaTCCATTGAACCTGATCCTTGGTCAAATTGCTGAAAAACTACGCCCATCCTATAGCATTTTCGTGTTGAGCAAACTTGTCTAGGATATAAGTCATTCTCTTAGGATGATGGAGAGCTATGTGATCATTTTACGGCCTTCACGAAAGCTTTTAACGGTATTGACCCTTTTGGAGGTGCTCTAACAACCATACTTGTAGCAGCAGATTATAACCTTCGAAATATTTGTACCCCTTCTAACACGTAAGGCCCAATATATGTCtgctatgatcatagggacaatggtatatgcGTGCCCTTCGATCTCATCCATCAAGGTTTTGGTTACAATGGCCAGTCTGGTGTACATTCTATCCCATTGGATTGGGAAAACTATCATAACTAAGAAGCAGAAGATGAAAACAAAAACCATGCggtgaatccaacccaaggaagtgatggagaattcgtCATAAAAAATATGATAAAATCTGTTGTGAtcgtatcgttcatagaggaagtcgaagggtACGTAGGAATTCTTtaggcactccaagtcatcaatcttctttaatcccatcatcttcaaaaaacCCCTAGTAGTGCAATTTTCATGCACCAATAAACTAGGACTATTCCAAGGGAGTCCAgcgaatccccctatttcttccaagagaggggtcCTTTATTTGTTTCGAGAGTAAAACATGGCACTTTCTTTGTCCCAGAACATTGTGGTAGCTTCTATTAACATGTTGTTCGACTGGAGGTCCAAAAAAGAAGGCAAATTTACCAAGACCCTGTTCACATGATTTTTatcacttgatggaagatcctcccaccaatctaacAAGAATGGTGGTATGTTGtggaccatgccgaacctggggacctcgtgcctcattttctgcaaaacaaaatatggttaggccctttcTCCCTCCATATTTGACTATTTATACAACAcagattagcatattggcatgtatttctccaaaattaatgcgcaaaatcgtggttgcgtccgttgggattatggaaaacccggtGGACTTTTGGGCGaagcttgtcttaaagggttattatgtggacaacatattaacccggctaggtttgaccatgatgcatgtacaattaatcagagtaaggtttctatagaggtctacactggtaccctcaagtggacaacttgagggggggggggaggcacagaaccatcgactgcaccgctgatcgattaGTTTTACAGCAAATACGCCTTTCCCAATTAAACAGTGATATATAGGAAGGacacaaacactcatcaagcattgATATAGGATTgattatgcacgagtggaatatgatattgagcatgatttatgcaacaataaatagcatgttgtcacgtatttgcacgttaaaatgataaatgcggtatttaataattgaaagaAGTTTAGGAAAGAAAACAAGTATGTTTCTAtagtaaaggaaatcataaatgcttgaaaataggcaattaaattaTGATAAAGGGGGAAGGGGAAAGGGTGCACACGTATTAACAGAATAAAGCATGATTTAACACTAATTCACAGAAagcaagtttgttatggtaagagcctacaaaatatccccaacagagtcgccatgctactGCGCCCCCTTTTTGCTCACGGAGTCCGGGTTTCGGCATTTGGGACAActgttttccttttggaattaggtaagagatttgaagagtcgccacctaacagattaaggtgcgttagggcacctataacaATTCACTCGTAAaaccagtttgcattaccagaaatTGGGTAAGGGGTC
This region includes:
- the LOC138875348 gene encoding uncharacterized protein; the encoded protein is MAEELKKLTSRVHGIEEGKCIEGLNYKDLCIQPYVELPEGYKPPKFEMFNRTGDPKDHLRTYCDKLNLTKKPTETFCEYASRWRSEAAKVRPALDEEQMNKFFVRAQDPQYFVRLIVIENHKFSDIIKLGERIEEGIKSRMVIDFEALQAMNKALQSSGISKKKEVGAVMVAQGPKSPLIYQTPPPTYQPPPPKYSQPATTYHTYNTQLAYYHSPPTSPNYQKPRPIFDRKPPRQYTAIAEPIDQLHERLKVASYVTHIPIVAMENSSQ